GCGCTCGGCCAGCCAGGATGATATCCGCAAGGCCTATCGCAAGCTGGCCAAGAAGTACCACCCCGACCTCAACCCCGGCGACAAGGTGGCCGAAGAACGCTTCAAGGCCATAGGGGCGGCCAACGCCCTGCTGTCCGATGAGGCGCAGCGCGCGCGCTATGACCGGGGCGAGATTGATGAAACCGGGCAGGAAAAGGGCTTCGGCTTTGGTGGCGGCGGTGGCTACCGCGACCATGCCGAAGGGGCGCAGGGCTTCCATTACGGTGGCGGCCAGTTCTCGGAAGATGATCTGGGCGATATCTTCGGCATGTTTGGCGGTGGCGGCGGTGGGTTCCGCCGCAGGCCGCAGGGGCCGATGAAGGGTGCTGACCGGCAGTACGCGCTGACCGTGAGCTTTCTTGATTCCGTCAATGGCGGCACCACGCGCATCACGCTCCCCGGTGGTGCGCAGCTTGATGTGAAGATTCCCCCCGGCACGACCGATGGCCAGGTCATGCGCCTGCGCGGCAAGGGTGATCCGGGGCAGCAGGGCGGGCCTGCGGGCGATGCGCTGATCACCATCACCGTCGCACCCGACAGCACCTACACGCGTGATGGCAACGACATCCGCATGTCGCTGCCGGTGGACCTGAAAACGGCGGTGCTTGGCGGCAGCATCACCATCCCCACGCCTGCGGGGTCGGTGAAGATGAACGTGCCCGCCCATTCCGACAGTGGCAGCGTGCTGCGCCTGCGCGGGCGCGGGGTCAAGGCGCATGGCAAGACCGAGGCGGGCAACCTGTATGTCAAGCTGGTGGTGACCCTGGGCAAGGTTGACCCGGCGCTGGAGGAATTCCTGCGCAAGGGCACGGCGGGCGAAAAGGCGGAGCCTGCGGAGGGCAAGAAGGCATGATTACGATCGAGACCCTGTGCCTGCGCATTGGCAACGTGCCGCAGCAGGACGTGCAGGCATGGATCGATAGCGACTGGCTGCGGCCCGAGGGCGCGCCGGGGCACTACCTGTTTCGTGAAATCGACGAGGCGCGGGCCCGGCTGATTGTCGAACTGCGCGATGACATGGGCATCAATGACGAAGGCATGCCGGTGGTGCTGTCTCTTCTCGACCAGCTTTATGCCGCCCGCCGCCAGATGCTGCGCCTGCGCGAGGCGATCAGCATCCCGCGCGAGAACGAACTGCGTTCACGCCTGCGCGGCCTGCTGACCAGCGCGCAGGACTGACACTGACACACAGCCCGCCCCCGTGCCCGCATCCGGCCACGGGGGGTTTTTTCATGGCTCAGTCCGCGCGGCTGAGCGGCAGGTCCAGCTTCTGGCCCGGCTTCGCACCCTGCATCTGCAGGTCGGCGGCATTGGGCGAGATCAGGCGGAAGACAGTGCGCGGGTCGTCATTGACCGAGCGCAGCGAGGTATCATCCTGCACCTTCAGCTCGATGG
This is a stretch of genomic DNA from Komagataeibacter xylinus. It encodes these proteins:
- a CDS encoding chaperone modulator CbpM; this translates as MITIETLCLRIGNVPQQDVQAWIDSDWLRPEGAPGHYLFREIDEARARLIVELRDDMGINDEGMPVVLSLLDQLYAARRQMLRLREAISIPRENELRSRLRGLLTSAQD
- a CDS encoding DnaJ C-terminal domain-containing protein codes for the protein MSKDPYEVLGLTRSASQDDIRKAYRKLAKKYHPDLNPGDKVAEERFKAIGAANALLSDEAQRARYDRGEIDETGQEKGFGFGGGGGYRDHAEGAQGFHYGGGQFSEDDLGDIFGMFGGGGGGFRRRPQGPMKGADRQYALTVSFLDSVNGGTTRITLPGGAQLDVKIPPGTTDGQVMRLRGKGDPGQQGGPAGDALITITVAPDSTYTRDGNDIRMSLPVDLKTAVLGGSITIPTPAGSVKMNVPAHSDSGSVLRLRGRGVKAHGKTEAGNLYVKLVVTLGKVDPALEEFLRKGTAGEKAEPAEGKKA